A section of the Paenibacillus aurantius genome encodes:
- a CDS encoding GNAT family N-acetyltransferase encodes MPSSHYEILKTLWEAVGWGSVNVEMTEKSIANSVYGLVAISDGNVIGMGRIVGDGAMYYYIQDVAVLPEYQNKGVGRQMIEKLLKHIKDHCPGAAFVGLFASQGKEDFYERFGFKNYSPEMTGMFMVMDI; translated from the coding sequence ATGCCAAGCAGCCATTACGAAATCCTTAAAACATTATGGGAAGCGGTTGGTTGGGGAAGCGTCAATGTAGAGATGACGGAAAAGTCCATTGCTAATTCTGTTTATGGTTTAGTTGCCATAAGCGATGGAAACGTAATCGGTATGGGACGCATTGTTGGGGATGGGGCCATGTACTATTATATTCAAGATGTAGCTGTCTTACCTGAATATCAGAATAAGGGAGTAGGCAGGCAAATGATCGAGAAACTGCTGAAGCATATAAAGGATCATTGTCCCGGAGCCGCATTTGTCGGACTGTTCGCCTCACAAGGAAAAGAGGATTTCTATGAACGGTTCGGATTCAAAAATTATTCTCCCGAAATGACCGGGATGTTTATGGTCATGGACATATAG